Proteins encoded within one genomic window of Siniperca chuatsi isolate FFG_IHB_CAS linkage group LG4, ASM2008510v1, whole genome shotgun sequence:
- the rpgrip1l gene encoding protein fantom, whose translation MSTLLDETAADVPVRDITVTLSRLSAGPQDSSVYQNARARQDISRVSREELEDRFLRLHEETLHLKQHIHKQDDKIKKLGTKLMRLVKDRGRIEQLAVGGGQPASRVRDVEMEEMIEELQERVRGLQAENEGLKQRLLVAKQQLINSQSRRSTPYSHVQSRVSSGLKKLRDDASSPSHTRPKSTRSLEGGGRPPTGLVPRFGHNLLEEARAEIRNLENVIELQRSHMEEMEGVSERLRDELRKKEAEYQERLLQVRQQQTSKLRSHVNSNVTMIKLQKQLADRSSSVTELEGRFLQLQESQRTLKVSHDAAMLKVDELSGQLKDERQKSLDLEKRLQSSTISKMKMEQLQEQISELEQEKDLLRENNEKLVNSAFDVSRQQKWQIQEQQLKLQIAQLETALKADLVDKNEILDKIKAERDTSEKLAEENKKLQIQFLEQKQQLEELSDHLKFYSRESEYDVAELTEALLLIKTRNSQRSGHLDFLKEVEEGASSNAESTVRELRAAHAETIQELGKTRNLLSMESKICKDYKAELEAVLKKMDSDRVEYEQKLERQAQLLDTRAAKIKKLEAQLRDIAYGNKTYVFKPGITDEGETDEFDETLQFEHGENLVELQIVAATLSPSALEALGDPEPSTFCTYSFYLFELHSTPVVTGQKPKYGFTSKYVVSMDDRFLDYLHRCSVTVELHQALGLDWRTVATGQLRLQQLLEQDGKVHGSVPLVGTSDKAWSFGSVDYWLRLRIPMTETIRLYKEKVKAVGYINTALNQDAQLQPPSSSWNELYVTVQRCRDLQSRSSQQPSPYVVYKVFDFPDHPTATVHDCCDPHFNDLKSYSVQMDVDLDQHLKSEVLQFYVFDYKEERMDTYLGKARVPLLSLAQDKGVTGVFGLTDPSGLPAGHIEVTLKWKFTYLPPPGSIMTVKEPKLIPKEKHVELTAEPRRQQRSVEEEKKDADTLQEEAKDLFHRSASLPEVATASKAPLPKLRHKTQVKEGLTAKKVTFVDPTAANDQVLSEATPQSTAEEEDEEEESHFSEGQLVPTSSQSCSDDSEISEEIVEDVEEAPAAEEDQSESIQSDSDDCIVHGQATGRKPSQRVRVEIMSLSLRPESRAARDGSVVRLFVEYSLLDLPTEETPLSLPKPPRGKSINYNYSKVIPVDAENNGARRRLLRGVLQGRNPEMERIRFTVVSEPPEEEEQERECEDVGVAFLRIPEILEKQRDLTETSLSVLDVEDGSEVVGSLTVSVEGLEALQAIMEDQDQDQEQTPVSSLLTSA comes from the exons atgtccACTCTACTTGATGAGACAGCAGCAGATGTGCCAGTCAGAGACATCACAGTAACTCTGTCCCGACTTTCAGCAGGTCCACAAG ATTCATCCGTGTATCAAAATGCTCGGGCGCGACAAGACATCTCGCGGGTGTCcagggaggagctggaggaccGGTTCCTGCGCCTCCATGAGGAGACACTGCACCTCAAACAGCATATTCACAAACAGGATGACAAGATCAAGAA gctgGGCACTAAGCTGATGAGGCTGGTGAAGGACCGGGGTCGTATCGAGCAGCTGGCAGTGGGGGGAGGCCAGCCGGCCTCCAGAGTGCGGGACGtggagatggaggagatgaTAGAGGAGCTCCAGGAGAGAGTCCGGGGACTGCAGGCCGAGAACGAGGGACTGAAACAGCGCCTCCTCGTGGCCAAGCAGCAGCTCATCAACTCGCAGAGCAGGAGGTCGACGCCATACAGCCACGTCCAATCACGAGTCAGCTCTGGGTTAAAGAAGCTGCGAGATGACGcttcctctccttctcacaCACGACCAAAAA GTACCAGGAGTTTGGAGGGAGGTGGGAGACCCCCGACCGGCCTCGTACCTCGATTCGGACACAACCTGCTGGAGGAGGCGAGGGCCGAGATCCGCAACCT AGAGAATGTGATCGAGCTCCAGCGGAGCCAcatggaggagatggagggagtcTCGGAGCGGCTGCGGGACGAACTGAGGAAGAAGGAGGCAGAATATCAGGAGAGGCTTCTGCAGGTCCGACAGCAGCAGACCTCCAAACTGAG GTCACATGTCAACAGCAACGTGACGATGATCAAACTGCAGAAGCAGCTGGCTGACAGGTCCAGCAGCGTAACCGAGCTGGAGGGCCGATTTCTACAACTACAAGAG AGTCAGAGGACCCTGAAGGTCAGTCATGATGCAGCGATGCTGAAGGTGGACGAGCTGTCGGGTCAGCTGAAAGACGAGAGGCAGAAGAGTTTGGACCTGGAGAAACGGCTGCAGAGTTCGACCATATCCAAGATGAAGATGGAGCAG TTGCAGGAGCAGATCAGTGAACTGGAGCAGGAGAAGGACCTGCTGAGGGAGAACAATGAGAAACTGGTCAACAG TGCCTTTGATGTGTCTCGGCAACAAAAGTGGCAGATTCAGGAGCAGCAGCTGAAGTTACAGATCGCCCAGCTAGAGACGGCGCTGAAGGCTGACCTCGTCGACAAAAACGAAATCCTCGACAAAATCAAGGCCGAGAGAG ATACAAGTGAGAAGCTGGCAGAAGAGAATAAGAAACTTCAGATCCAGTTTCTGGaacagaagcagcagctggaggaacTCAGTGATCATTTGAAATTCTACAGCAGG GAGAGTGAGTACGACGTGGCCGAACTCACCGAGGCGCTGCTGCTCATTAAG ACGCGTAACTCCCAGAGGAGCGGACATCTGGACTTCctgaaggaggtggaggagggagcgAGCAGCAACGCAGAGAGCACCGTCCGAGAGCTCCGAGCCGCTCACGCTGAAACCATCCAGGAGCTGGGCAAGACCAGAAACCTCCTCAGCATGGAGAGCAAGATCTGCAAAGACTACAAG GCGGAGCTGGAAGCTGTGTTAAAGAAGATGGACAGCGACAGAGTCGAGTATGAGCAGAAGCTGGAGCGGCAGGCCCAACTGCTGGACACGAGGGCAGCGAAGATCAAGAAACTGGAAG ctcagctcagagaCATCGCCTACGGCAACAAAACCTACGTCTTCAAACCAGGCATCACAGATGAAGGCGAGACAGATGAGTTTGATGAAACTCTTCAGTTCGAGCATGGAGAGAACCTTGTTGAACTTCAGATAGTCGCCGCCACGCTGTCTCCGTCCGCCCTGGAGGCTCTGGGCGACCCTGAACCCTCCACCTTCTGCACCTACTCCTTCTATTTGTTTGAGCTGCACTCCACTCCGGTGGTGACGGGCCAGAAACCAAAATATGGGTTCACATCTAAGTACGTGGTGAGCATGGACGACCGGTTCCTGGACTATCTCCATAGATGCTCCGTCACCGTCGAGCTGCATCAGGCCCTGGGTTTAGACTGGAGGACAGTGGCGACTGGTCAGCTTCGGCTGCAGCAGCTACTAGAGCAAGACGGAAAAGTTCATGGGAGCGTGCCGCTGGTCG GTACGTCCGATAAGGCGTGGTCCTTTGGCTCAGTGGATTACTGGCTGAGGCTGAGGATCCCCATGACAGAGACCATCCGTCTGTACAAAGAGAAGGTGAAGGCCGTCGGCTACATCAACACTGCACTGAACCAAGACGCACAG CTGCAGCCACCCAGCAGCAGCTGGAATGAACTCTACGTCACTGTCCAACGCTGCCGAGACCTGCAGTCCAGAAGCTCCCAGCAGCCGAGCCCCTACGTGGTCTACAAGGTCTTTGACTTCCCAGACCACCCGACCGCCACCGTTCACGACTGCTGCGACCCCCACTTCAACGACCTCAAGTCCTACTCCGTCCAGATGGATGTAGATCTGGACCAGCACCTGAAGTCTGAGGTCCTTCAGTTTTACGTGTTCGACTACAAAGAGGAGCGGATGGACACGTACCTGGGGAAGGCCAGAGTGCCTCTGCTGTCACTGGCCCAGGACAAGGGGGTCACTG GTGTGTTTGGGCTGACCGATCCCTCTGGACTCCCCGCCGGCCATATTGAAGTGACGCTGAAGTGGAAGTTCACTTACCTCCCTCCGCCGGGCTCCATCATGACCGTCAAAGAGCCAAAGCTCATCCCAAAAGAGAAGCACGTCGAGTTGACGGCTGAGCCGAGGCGGCAACAGCGCAGcgtggaggaagagaagaaagatgCCGACACGCTGCAGGAGGAAGCCAAAGACCTTTTTCATCGCTCCGCCTCTCTGCCTGAGGTCGCCACTGCGTCTAAG GCCCCGCTGCCCAAACTCAGACACAAGACACAAGTAAAGGAGGGACTGACGGCcaaaaaagtcacatttgtAGATCCCACAGCTGCGAACGACCAG gTTTTGTCAGAAGCGACTCCTCAAAGCACcgcagaggaagaggatgaagaagaagagtcTCACTTCTCTGAAGGACAGCTGGTCCCAACGAGCTCTCAGTCCTGCTCAGACGATTCTGAAATCTCTGAGGAAATCGTCGAAG ATGTCGAGGAGGCTCCAGCAGCCGAAGAGGATCAGAGTGAATCGATTCAGTCCGACAGCGATGACTGCATTGTTCATGGACAGGCCACGGGGAGGAAG CCCTCCCAGCGAGTGCGGGTGGAAATTATGTCTCTGAGCTTGAGGCCGGAGTCTCGGGCGGCCCGGGACGGCAGCGTGGTGCGTCTGTTTGTGGAGTACTCTCTCCTGGATCTGCCCACGGAGGAAACCCCCCTGTCTCTGCCCAAACCCCCCCGGGGCAAGAGCATCAACTACAACTACAGCAAAG TCATTCCTGTGGACGCAGAGAACAACGGGGCGAGGCGGCGGCTGCTGAGGGGCGTCCTGCAGGGACGAAACCCTGAGATGGAGAG AATCCGGTTCACGGTGGTGAGCGAGCCTccggaggaagaggagcaggagagggagtgTGAGGACGTGGGAGTGGCCTTCCTCAGGATCCCTGAAATCCTGGAGAAACAACGAGACCTGACTGAGACCAGCCTGAGCG TTCTGGACGTGGAGGACGGCAGCGAGGTGGTCGGCagtctgactgtgtctgtggaGGGACTGGAGGCTCTGCAGGCCATCAtggaggaccaggaccaggaccaggagcAAACCCCCGTCTCCTCTCTGCTTACATCAGCATGA